From Ictidomys tridecemlineatus isolate mIctTri1 chromosome 2, mIctTri1.hap1, whole genome shotgun sequence, the proteins below share one genomic window:
- the Pgls gene encoding 6-phosphogluconolactonase, which yields MAAPASGLISVFSSPQELGASLAQLVAQRAACCLEGTQGRFALGLSGGNLVSMLARELPAAAAPAGPASLARWTLGFCDERLVPFEHAESTYGLYRTQLLSRLPIPDSQVITIDPTLPVEEAAEDYAKKLRQAFQGDSVPVFDLLILGVGPDGHTCSLFPDHPLLQEREKIVAPISDSPKPPPQRVTLTLPVLNAARTVIFVATGEGKAAVLKRILEDKEEKPLPAALVQPHTGTLRWFLDEAAARLLSVPFEKHSTL from the exons ATGGCCGCGCCCGCCTCGGGCCTCATCTCGGTGTTCTCGAGCCCGCAGGAACTGGGCGCGTCATTAGCGCAGTTGGTGGCGCAGCGGGCTGCGTGCTGCCTGGAAGGGACCCAGGGTCGCTTCGCGCTCGGCCTGTCGGGCGGCAACCTCGTGTCGATGCTGGCCCGGGAGCtacccgccgccgccgcccccgccgGGCCCGCCAGCCTAGCGCGGTGGACGCTGGGTTTCTGCGACGAGCGGCTGGTACCCTTCGAGCACGCCGAGAGCACGTACGGCCTCTACCGG ACGCAGCTGCTCTCCAGACTGCCCATCCCAGACAGCCAAGTGATCACCATTGACCCCACGCTGCCCGTGGAGGAGGCGGCCGAGGACTACGCCAAGAAGCTGAGACAG GCCTTCCAAGGAGACTCCGTCCCAGTTTTCGACCTGCTGATCCTGGGGGTGGGCCCTGATGGCCACACCTGCTCCCTCTTTCCAGACCACCCGCTCCTGCAG GAGCGAGAGAAGATCGTGGCCCCCATCAGTGACTCCCCAAAGCCACCTCCACAGCGTGTGACCCTCACGCTCCCTGTACTAAATGCAGCCCGAACTGTTATCTTTGTGGCCACTGGAGAAGGCAAGGCTGCTGTTCTGAAG CGCATTCTGGAGGACAAGGAGGAGAAGCCGCTGCCCGCCGCCCTGGTCCAGCCCCACACGGGGACGCTGCGCTGGTTCCTGGACGAGGCGGCCGCCCGCCTCCTGTCGGTGCCCTTTGAGAAGCATTCCACGTTGTAG
- the Niban3 gene encoding LOW QUALITY PROTEIN: protein Niban 3 (The sequence of the model RefSeq protein was modified relative to this genomic sequence to represent the inferred CDS: deleted 1 base in 1 codon; substituted 1 base at 1 genomic stop codon) translates to MSALHLSPKATQGFPPSPQPPPGTAPEKPPALGARPPGTGGGRRCRAGQAGICTPTPRPAGFCMATCPGHQAPCSWGVLCPTTWEAVGRSVPSPPQGPRDHSRMGARPSSPLDKQQQQQLKGEVDVLLRNFLPCYRRQLAASVLRQISRELGPQEPAGCQLFRSKKLPRVREHRGALMHLQGHPPRWQPVFCVLRGDGRLEWFRHKEEYESGRPVLGSTALTGYTLLTSQPEYLRLLDALCPDSSGDQVQEEAEPLLEAPVSFPLFLQHPFRRHLCFSAATREEQRAWRLALQGGIRLRGTVLQRSQAPAARAFLEAVRLYRQHRGHFGEDDVTLGSDAEVSAPPGGIGSPGRLRPARRPRPVLQVLTAVLVRGLLPATRAQSLRDLRGAGRARAWAWTELADAVYAAVLAGASAGLRAFQPEKDELLASLDRSLRPDLDQMLQLRARVAGRLRADVQGPLKACLRRKVDTQLSQVTQTLLSTVEAALDAVRTLLAQGMDRLSRHLRGNPSSARLRREVYEFGEMPWDPELMRKCYREAERSLGTLGQLAAPFGFLGTQSLVFGVQDLAQQLMANAVATFLQLADQCLTTSLDCQQAAEQLGRVGGRVLKKFQSDGEAEQRRCVRGWLLSICLPFVLSQLQRNCRTFQKLPEFEGDVLAMGSQALTIEGIYEDVIREALLQRIDRELKKGLGTSDSPCTQEAPWHQEGAVPSLNWVSGFCXDRSSVTDFLCLPKKSSVHRRLAASPVSQPVQRLPELASEGFPWGSAAVSFQRGLYTPDDFLPF, encoded by the exons ATGTCTGCCCTGCATCTCTCCCCCAAAGCCACTCAGGGCTTTCCCCCGTCCCCACAACCTCCCCCTGGGACTGCCCCAGAGAAACCACCAGCTCTGGGAGCGAGGCCCCCCGGGACTGGAGGAGGACGCAGGTGCAGGGCGGGGCAGGCTGGCATCTGCACCCCTACACCCCGCCCTGCCGGCTTCTGCATGGCCACATGCCCAGGCCACCAGGCACCTTGTTCCTGGGGTGTCCTGTGCCCAACAACCTGGGAGGCTGTGGGGAGAAGCGTGCCCTCTCCACCCCAGGGGCCCAGGGACCACAGCAGGATGGGGGCCCGGCCCTCCAGTCCCCTGgacaagcagcagcagcagcaactgaAGG GTGAGGTGGACGTCCTGCTGAGGAACTTCCTGCCTTGTTACCGCAGGCAGCTGGCCGCGTCTGTCCTGAGGCAGATCTCCAGAGAGCTGGGCCCCCAGGAGCCAGCCGGATGCCAGCTGTTTCGCAGCAAA AAGCTGCCGCGCGTCCGCGAGCACCGAGGGGCCCTGATGCACCTGCAGGGCCACCCGCCCCGGTGGCAGCCGGTCTTCTGCGTTCTCCGTGGGGACGGTCGTCTGGAATGGTTCAGGCACAAAGAG GAGTATGAAAGCGGGCGCCCAGTCCTCGGCTCCACGGCCCTGACGGGGTACACGCTCCTGACGTCCCAGCCTGAGTACCTCCGCCTCCTGGACGCGCTGTGCCCAGACTCCTCCG GGGACCAGGTGCAAGAAGAGGCTGAACCCCTCTTGGAAGCGCCGGTGAGCTTCCCCCTATTCCTGCAGCACCCCTTCCGCAGGCACCTCTGCTTCTCTGCAGCCACCAGAGAGGAACAGCGTGCCTGGCGTCTAGCCCTGCAGGGTGGCATCCGACTTCGGGGCACAG TCCTGCAGCGGAGCCAGGCGCCGGCTGCCCGGGCCTTCCTGGAGGCCGTCCGCCTCTACCGGCAGCACCGCGGCCACTTTGGCGAGGACGACGTGACCCTCGGCTCCGATGCGGAGGTCAGTGCTCCACCCGGCGGCATCGGGAGCCCGGGACGCCTGCGGCCGGCCCGGCGCCCACGGCCCGTCTTGCAGGTGCTGACGGCGGTGCTGGTGCGGGGGCTGCTGCCGGCGACGCGGGCCCAGAGCCTGCGGGACCTGCGGGGAGCTGGCCGCGCCCGGGCCTGGGCCTGGACCGAG CTCGCGGACGCCGTCTACGCCGCGGTCCTGGCGGGCGCCTCGGCGGGGCTCCGCGCCTTCCAGCCGGAGAAGGACGAGCTGCTGGCGTCCCTGGACAGGAGCCTCCGCCCGGACCTCGACCAGATGCTGCAGCTGCGGGCGCGCGTGGCGGGGAGGCTGCGGG CGGATGTCCAGGGCCCGCTGAAGGCCTGCCTGCGCCGGAAGGTGGACACGCAGCTGTCCCAGGTCACGCAGACGCTGCTGAGCACCGTGGAAGCCGCGCTCGACGCGGTGCGGACCCTCCTGGCCCAGGGCATGGACCGCCTGTCCCGCCACCTGCGTGGGAACCCCTCCAGCGCGCGGCTGCGCAGAGAG GTTTACGAGTTTGGGGAGATGCCCTGGGACCCAGAGCTGATGCGGAAGTGCTATCGGGAGGCCGAGCGCAGTCTTGGAACCCTGGGGCAGCTGGCAGCACCGTTCGGCTTCCTGGGGACACAGAGCTTGGTGTTTGGGGTCCAGGATCTTGCACAGCAG CTCATGGCCAACGCCGTGGCCACCTTCCTGCAGCTGGCGGACCAGTGTCTGACCACCTCCCTGGACTGCCAGCAGGCGGCTGAGCAGCTGGGGAGAGTGGGAGGGCGGGTGCTGAAG AAGTTCCAGTCGGACGGCGAGGCCGAGCAGCGCAGGTGCGTCCGGGGCTGGCTGCTGAGCATCTGCCTGCCCTTCGTGCTGAGCCAGCTCCAGCGGAACTGCAGAACC TTCCAGAAGCTGCCCGAGTTTGAGGGGGACGTCCTTGCCATGGGCAGCCAGGCCCTGACCATCGAGGGCATCTACGAGGATGTCATCCGGGAAGCCTTGCTGCAGAGGATCGACCGAG AATTGAAAAAGGGCCTTGGCACCAGCGACTCGCCCTGCACTCAGGAGGCCCCGTGGCACCAGGAGGGAGCAG